One window of Cryobacterium arcticum genomic DNA carries:
- a CDS encoding DUF3073 domain-containing protein → MGRGRQKAKHTKVARELKYFSPDTNYNALERELTGHPATDPRLDEDLAKWPEYEANKTTSDEPDDYVDHYDTEDEKKRA, encoded by the coding sequence ATGGGGCGCGGCCGTCAAAAAGCAAAGCACACCAAGGTCGCCCGTGAGCTGAAGTATTTCAGCCCGGACACCAACTACAACGCGCTCGAACGCGAGCTCACCGGGCATCCGGCGACCGACCCGCGACTCGATGAAGACCTGGCCAAGTGGCCGGAATACGAAGCGAACAAGACGACGTCCGACGAACCCGACGACTACGTCGACCACTACGACACCGAAGACGAGAAGAAGCGCGCCTAG
- a CDS encoding CPBP family intramembrane glutamic endopeptidase: MGDEATVTARMMPGRASGRALVRVLAAALVSVSAVLLFGLRLPLPGYAALAAALLVAFLADRALFRDLALIAVGLLIISTISVEANISYPNMALMGVVLSAAVFVPYLISRRLLGDREVWFPIRTGQRWTTLERWYLVGVLLLGYLILPTYFIRSGAYLNWPGISAPDELGRLFVGVGFVGIWDELFFICLVFALLRRHFSFWTANLLQMVIFVSFLWELGYRSWGPLLTIPFALLQGYTFSITKSLTYVVCVHLLFDLVVFLVLVHAHNRDWLAVFLY; encoded by the coding sequence ATGGGAGATGAAGCGACCGTGACCGCGCGGATGATGCCGGGGCGGGCATCCGGCCGGGCGTTGGTGCGGGTGCTGGCGGCGGCGCTCGTGTCGGTGTCGGCGGTGCTCCTGTTCGGGCTGCGGCTGCCCCTGCCCGGCTACGCGGCACTGGCGGCGGCGCTGCTTGTGGCGTTCCTGGCGGACCGCGCGCTCTTTCGGGACCTGGCCCTGATTGCCGTGGGGCTGCTCATCATCAGCACGATCTCGGTCGAGGCGAACATCAGCTACCCCAACATGGCGTTGATGGGGGTGGTGCTCTCTGCCGCCGTCTTCGTGCCGTACCTGATTTCCCGGCGGCTGCTCGGCGACCGGGAGGTGTGGTTCCCGATCCGCACCGGGCAGCGTTGGACCACCCTGGAGCGCTGGTATCTCGTGGGTGTGCTGCTGCTGGGCTACCTGATCCTGCCCACCTATTTCATCCGCTCGGGCGCCTACCTCAACTGGCCGGGCATCAGCGCTCCCGACGAACTCGGCCGGCTCTTCGTGGGTGTGGGCTTCGTGGGTATCTGGGACGAACTGTTCTTCATCTGCCTGGTTTTCGCCCTGCTCAGGCGGCACTTCTCCTTCTGGACAGCGAACCTCTTGCAGATGGTGATCTTCGTGTCATTCCTCTGGGAGCTCGGCTACCGCAGTTGGGGGCCGCTGCTGACGATCCCGTTCGCGCTGCTGCAGGGCTACACCTTCTCCATCACGAAGTCGCTCACCTACGTGGTGTGCGTGCACCTGCTCTTCGACCTGGTGGTGTTCCTGGTTCTGGTGCACGCCCACAACCGGGACTGGCTCGCGGTCTTCCTGTACTGA
- a CDS encoding DUF4097 family beta strand repeat-containing protein, with product MTQEKWLVAPGQTKIIDVELVRSLKVSLIGGKIDVIGSDEPGARIEVHSVTGKDLKVSVVGDALEIDHPQLRWDNFIDVFASFRGSAKAEVSVTVPRDVALKFGVVTADALVTGLRNDAKLSTVSGDLVIDDITGDLELNGVNGEMSVRNHTGNIFAHTVSGDITASGTIRRFTVDGVTSAIFLDIEGTPDEISTNLVSGNLTVRLAAEVPTRYKINTVSGTLQLDDQTIRGTLGKGYEGSTGQLDGAWLDLRANSVSGNISVVRRHNVDVADTGGAAGEAAGATGEGAWS from the coding sequence ATGACGCAGGAAAAGTGGTTGGTCGCCCCGGGGCAGACCAAAATCATCGACGTGGAGCTCGTGCGCTCACTCAAGGTCAGCCTCATCGGCGGCAAGATCGACGTGATCGGCAGCGATGAGCCCGGCGCGCGCATCGAGGTGCACAGCGTGACCGGCAAGGACCTCAAGGTCTCCGTCGTGGGCGATGCCCTCGAGATCGATCACCCCCAGCTTCGCTGGGACAACTTCATCGACGTGTTCGCGTCCTTCCGCGGCAGCGCGAAGGCCGAGGTGAGCGTCACCGTTCCTCGCGACGTGGCACTGAAGTTCGGCGTGGTCACGGCGGATGCGCTCGTCACCGGGCTCCGCAACGATGCCAAGCTCAGCACGGTCTCCGGCGACCTCGTCATCGACGACATCACGGGCGACCTCGAGCTCAACGGTGTGAACGGCGAGATGTCGGTGCGCAACCACACGGGCAACATCTTCGCGCACACGGTCTCCGGCGACATCACCGCGAGCGGGACCATCCGCCGGTTCACGGTCGACGGGGTCACCAGCGCGATCTTCCTCGACATCGAGGGCACCCCCGACGAGATCTCGACCAACCTGGTCAGCGGCAACCTCACCGTGCGCTTGGCCGCGGAGGTGCCCACCCGGTACAAGATCAACACCGTTTCGGGCACTCTGCAGCTGGACGACCAGACCATCCGGGGCACCCTGGGCAAGGGCTATGAGGGCAGCACCGGGCAGCTCGACGGCGCCTGGTTGGATCTGCGCGCGAACTCGGTCTCCGGCAACATCTCCGTCGTGCGTCGGCATAACGTCGACGTCGCCGACACTGGTGGTGCTGCGGGCGAAGCCGCCGGTGCGACCGGCGAAGGAGCCTGGTCATGA
- the purF gene encoding amidophosphoribosyltransferase — protein MAGGDGRLNHDLLPGEKGPQDACGVFGVWAPGEEVAKLSYFGLYALQHRGQESAGIATSDGSKILIYKDMGLVSQVFNEASLSTLLGHLAVGHTRYSTTGSSSWQNAQPTLGRTAGGTVALGHNGNLTNTAELLELVRERYPKVDGELARGNTTDTAVITALLTGDLDHTLEATAMEVLPRLRGAFCLVFMDETTLYAARDPQGVRPLVLGRLERGWVVASETAALDIVGASFVREVEPGELITIDQNGLRTQRFAEVKRAGCVFEYVYLARPDTTIAGRGVHEARVEMGRQLAAEYPVEADLVIPTPESGTPAAIGYAQASGIPFGQGLVKNTYVGRTFIQPSETIRQRGIKLKLNPLKEVIKGKRLIVVDDSIVRGNTQRALVSMLREAGAAEVHVRISSPPITWPCFYGIDFASRAELIATGLGVDEVRQAIGADSLGYLSEDGMIASTEQPRESLCTACFTGVYPIKLPESQHLGKNLLERDFSSNGCDPGPDAEFEGVLTPESTLADTLAQHGQVPFGDPGRPE, from the coding sequence TTGGCCGGTGGCGACGGACGACTGAATCACGATCTTCTTCCTGGCGAGAAGGGCCCGCAGGATGCCTGCGGAGTCTTCGGCGTCTGGGCTCCCGGTGAAGAGGTAGCCAAGCTCAGCTACTTCGGGCTCTACGCCCTCCAGCACCGCGGCCAGGAATCGGCGGGCATCGCCACGAGCGACGGCTCGAAGATCCTCATCTACAAGGACATGGGCCTGGTCTCCCAGGTCTTCAACGAGGCCTCGCTGAGCACCCTGCTCGGCCACCTCGCGGTGGGTCACACCCGCTACTCGACCACCGGCTCGTCGAGCTGGCAGAACGCGCAGCCCACGCTCGGCCGCACCGCAGGCGGCACCGTCGCGCTGGGCCACAACGGCAACCTCACCAACACCGCCGAGCTGCTCGAGCTGGTGCGTGAGCGCTACCCCAAGGTTGACGGCGAACTCGCCCGCGGCAACACCACCGACACTGCCGTGATCACCGCCCTGCTCACGGGTGACCTCGACCACACTCTCGAAGCCACCGCCATGGAGGTGCTCCCGCGTCTGCGCGGCGCCTTCTGCCTGGTCTTCATGGATGAGACCACGCTCTACGCCGCCCGCGACCCGCAGGGCGTGCGCCCGCTGGTGCTCGGCCGGCTCGAACGCGGCTGGGTCGTCGCCTCCGAGACCGCCGCCCTCGACATCGTCGGCGCCAGCTTCGTGCGCGAGGTCGAACCCGGCGAGCTCATCACCATCGACCAGAACGGTCTGCGCACCCAGCGTTTCGCCGAGGTGAAGCGCGCCGGATGCGTGTTCGAGTACGTCTACCTCGCCCGGCCGGACACCACTATCGCCGGCCGCGGCGTGCACGAGGCCCGGGTCGAAATGGGCCGTCAGCTCGCCGCGGAATACCCCGTCGAAGCCGACCTCGTCATCCCCACCCCCGAGTCCGGCACCCCGGCGGCCATCGGCTACGCGCAGGCGTCCGGCATCCCGTTCGGCCAGGGCCTGGTGAAGAACACCTACGTGGGCCGCACCTTCATCCAGCCCTCCGAGACCATCCGCCAGCGCGGCATCAAGCTCAAGCTGAACCCCCTCAAAGAGGTCATCAAGGGCAAGCGGCTGATCGTCGTCGACGATTCGATCGTGCGCGGCAACACCCAGCGCGCCCTGGTCAGCATGCTCCGCGAAGCCGGTGCCGCCGAGGTGCACGTGCGCATCTCCAGCCCGCCGATCACCTGGCCGTGCTTCTACGGCATCGACTTCGCCTCCCGCGCCGAGCTGATCGCCACCGGCCTCGGCGTCGACGAGGTCCGCCAGGCCATCGGTGCCGACTCGCTCGGGTATCTCTCCGAGGACGGCATGATCGCGTCCACCGAGCAGCCCCGCGAGAGCCTCTGCACCGCCTGCTTCACCGGCGTGTACCCGATCAAGCTGCCCGAGTCCCAGCACCTGGGCAAGAACCTCCTCGAGCGCGACTTCTCCTCCAACGGCTGCGACCCCGGTCCCGACGCCGAGTTCGAGGGAGTGCTCACCCCTGAGTCGACGCTGGCGGATACCCTCGCCCAGCACGGCCAGGTCCCGTTCGGCGATCCCGGAAGACCAGAATGA
- a CDS encoding ribokinase has product MNDVSKTTRIAVLGSANMDLVVRQPRLPQPGETIFGSGYGTVPGGKGLNQAVAAARQGGAVDFLGAVGADAYGHELRDLIAAEGIGAAGLAEAGEPTGTAHISVVDSGENSIVVVSGANATVTALTAGQEEIIRQSAFLVMQCELPVDALAAGIAVARAHGVFTVLTPAPVVPLPEGFLASVDLVVPNQIEAAELTGESDPVRAAELLSAGGTWAIVTLGSEGCVVAYDGEVLGLAPARPVKALDTTAAGDTFVGALVARLASAGGGLADGGPVDGAPVGAAPVGISDERMIDAVRWATVASSISVTRAGATSSMPTLAEVAAILA; this is encoded by the coding sequence GTGAACGATGTGAGCAAGACCACCCGGATCGCCGTGCTCGGCAGCGCCAATATGGACCTCGTTGTGCGTCAGCCGAGACTGCCCCAGCCGGGCGAGACCATCTTCGGCAGCGGGTACGGCACGGTGCCCGGCGGCAAGGGACTCAACCAGGCCGTCGCCGCGGCCCGGCAGGGCGGTGCCGTGGACTTTCTCGGGGCGGTGGGCGCGGACGCCTACGGTCACGAACTGCGCGACCTCATCGCCGCTGAGGGAATCGGTGCGGCCGGCCTGGCCGAGGCCGGGGAGCCCACGGGCACCGCGCACATCTCGGTCGTCGACTCCGGCGAGAACTCGATCGTCGTGGTCTCCGGAGCCAACGCCACCGTGACGGCGCTCACCGCCGGCCAGGAGGAGATCATCCGGCAGTCCGCGTTCCTGGTCATGCAGTGCGAGCTGCCCGTCGACGCGCTCGCGGCGGGCATCGCGGTGGCCCGGGCCCACGGCGTTTTCACGGTGCTCACCCCGGCTCCGGTGGTGCCACTGCCCGAAGGCTTCCTGGCCTCTGTCGACCTAGTGGTGCCCAACCAGATCGAGGCCGCCGAGCTCACCGGAGAGAGCGACCCGGTGCGGGCCGCCGAGCTGCTCAGCGCCGGGGGCACGTGGGCGATCGTGACGCTCGGCTCCGAGGGGTGCGTCGTCGCCTACGACGGCGAGGTGCTGGGACTCGCTCCGGCCCGCCCGGTGAAAGCCCTGGACACCACCGCCGCCGGCGATACCTTCGTGGGCGCCCTGGTGGCCCGACTGGCTTCGGCCGGAGGTGGGCTGGCTGATGGTGGGCCCGTTGATGGAGCGCCCGTTGGCGCCGCGCCTGTCGGCATCTCCGACGAGCGGATGATCGACGCCGTGCGCTGGGCCACCGTGGCCTCGTCGATCTCGGTGACCCGAGCCGGTGCCACGAGCTCGATGCCGACGCTGGCAGAGGTCGCCGCGATCCTCGCCTGA
- a CDS encoding PadR family transcriptional regulator: MTPIFAHGSLRLYLLSLLAERPRHGYELIQALSDRFGGTYSPSAGTIYPRLAKLEEEGLVTKTAGDRKTVYEITDAGRAELAARADDLQNIEDEVTDSVRRLADEVRTGVTEAMKSLRADLASAARQAKAEHARAEHTKPTPDARPAGDANRALREADMVLNDFRQQLRADLRTQAYRSTMPADTVPELRRQLDAVRASILDSLKR; this comes from the coding sequence ATGACCCCGATATTCGCCCACGGCAGCCTGCGCCTGTACCTGCTCAGCCTGCTGGCCGAGCGTCCGCGGCACGGCTACGAGCTGATCCAGGCGCTGAGCGACCGCTTCGGCGGCACCTACAGCCCCAGTGCCGGCACGATCTACCCGCGCCTGGCCAAGCTCGAAGAAGAAGGCCTGGTGACCAAGACCGCCGGCGACCGCAAGACTGTCTACGAGATCACCGACGCCGGTCGAGCCGAACTGGCCGCCCGCGCCGACGATCTGCAGAACATCGAGGACGAGGTGACCGACTCGGTGCGTCGTCTGGCCGACGAGGTGCGCACCGGCGTCACCGAGGCCATGAAGAGCCTGCGCGCCGACCTGGCCAGCGCGGCCCGGCAGGCCAAGGCCGAGCACGCTCGCGCCGAGCACACCAAGCCCACTCCGGATGCCCGCCCGGCCGGCGACGCCAACCGGGCCCTCCGCGAGGCCGACATGGTGCTGAACGACTTCCGGCAGCAGTTGCGCGCCGATCTGCGCACCCAGGCCTACCGTTCCACCATGCCGGCGGACACCGTGCCTGAATTGCGCCGACAGCTCGACGCCGTGCGCGCGAGCATCCTCGACTCGCTGAAACGGTGA
- a CDS encoding APC family permease gives MTPEGNPPAPEARSPKRWIIGEPLPSEHLDGQLLPKHLALPIFASDPLSSVAYAPQELLMILTLGGLAFLSFAPWVAAVVVLLLVVVVASYRQLIKAYPNGGGDYEVASKNLGEKAGLVVASALLVDYVMTVVVSVASGVDNIISALPGLAPFRVELAVIFVILLAAVNLRGVAESSKAFALPTYLFIGSVLLMIVVGLGRVALGDAPVAESAGFDVQAHNLAQTAFILLLLRSFASGCSALTGVEAIANGVPAFKRPKIKNAQITLTLMGAIAITLFVGLTALALFSKVHYAENPCDLIGWAECATEPQRSLIAQIAAATFGNNSLMFFVLQGATAMVLLLAANTAFNGFPLLGSVLARDSYAPKSLSTRGDRLIYSNGVVLLALAAIVIIVVYQANLTVLIQLYIIGVFVSFTIGQTGMVKHWLTLLKTDPPNRGSIIRSLSINGFGALLTGVVLIVVTITKFTHGAWLVFLMMPILFMLMLGVNRYYRDVAKEVEVDPITTFGSQGDHAIVLVGKMQKPVLKALDYAIAARHVSLEAVHVSIDEEETENLIIDWAKQNIQVPLNIVASPYRDISWPLICYIKDRREEYGSEVVTVYTPIYIVGHWWESLLHNHKARRLRQKLMLVHGVTIALVPWLLDSSELIYGRRSRPIPGQERRGEPVRSHPIPRKPLEPVAVDTTSVTVSQAPTGPKSSPASPPMKPRARPVNPNRRKRK, from the coding sequence GTGACTCCAGAGGGGAACCCCCCAGCACCAGAAGCCCGATCACCGAAACGGTGGATAATCGGCGAACCGCTCCCCAGCGAACACCTGGACGGGCAGCTGCTTCCGAAGCACCTGGCGCTCCCGATTTTCGCCAGTGACCCGCTCTCCAGCGTCGCGTACGCGCCGCAGGAACTGCTCATGATCCTCACCCTCGGCGGGCTGGCCTTCCTGAGCTTCGCGCCCTGGGTTGCCGCCGTGGTCGTGCTCCTCCTCGTGGTGGTCGTGGCCTCCTACCGCCAGCTCATCAAGGCCTACCCGAACGGCGGCGGCGACTACGAAGTCGCGTCGAAGAACCTCGGCGAAAAGGCCGGCCTCGTCGTCGCATCCGCTCTGCTCGTGGACTACGTGATGACCGTGGTGGTCTCGGTGGCCAGCGGCGTGGACAACATCATCTCGGCGCTGCCGGGGCTCGCGCCCTTCCGGGTGGAGCTGGCCGTGATCTTCGTGATCCTGCTCGCCGCGGTGAACCTGCGCGGTGTGGCCGAATCCAGCAAGGCCTTCGCGCTGCCCACCTACCTGTTCATCGGCAGCGTGCTGCTCATGATCGTGGTGGGCCTGGGCCGGGTGGCGCTGGGCGACGCACCGGTGGCCGAGTCGGCCGGGTTCGACGTGCAGGCACACAACCTGGCGCAGACGGCGTTCATCCTGCTGTTGCTGCGCTCGTTCGCCAGCGGATGTAGCGCCCTGACCGGCGTGGAGGCCATCGCCAACGGCGTGCCGGCCTTCAAGCGCCCCAAGATCAAGAACGCCCAGATCACCCTGACCCTCATGGGCGCCATCGCGATCACGCTGTTCGTGGGCCTCACCGCGCTGGCGCTGTTCTCCAAGGTGCACTACGCGGAGAACCCCTGCGACCTGATCGGCTGGGCCGAGTGTGCCACCGAGCCGCAGCGCAGCCTGATCGCGCAGATCGCGGCGGCCACCTTCGGCAACAACTCGCTGATGTTCTTCGTGCTGCAGGGCGCCACGGCCATGGTGTTGTTGCTGGCCGCGAACACAGCGTTCAACGGGTTCCCGCTGCTGGGTAGCGTGCTGGCCCGCGACTCCTACGCGCCGAAGTCGCTGAGCACCCGCGGCGACCGCCTGATCTACTCGAACGGTGTGGTGCTGCTCGCGCTGGCCGCGATCGTGATCATCGTGGTCTACCAGGCCAACCTCACGGTGCTGATCCAGCTCTACATCATCGGTGTATTCGTGTCGTTCACGATCGGGCAGACGGGCATGGTCAAGCACTGGCTCACCCTGCTCAAGACCGATCCGCCCAACCGGGGTTCGATCATCCGGAGCCTGTCGATCAACGGTTTCGGCGCCCTGCTCACCGGTGTGGTGCTGATCGTCGTGACGATCACCAAGTTCACCCACGGCGCGTGGCTGGTGTTCCTGATGATGCCCATTCTGTTCATGCTGATGCTGGGCGTGAACCGGTACTACCGCGACGTCGCCAAGGAGGTCGAGGTCGACCCGATCACGACGTTCGGCTCGCAGGGCGACCACGCCATCGTTCTCGTCGGCAAGATGCAGAAGCCCGTGCTCAAGGCCCTGGACTACGCCATCGCGGCGCGCCACGTGAGCCTCGAAGCCGTGCACGTGTCGATCGACGAGGAGGAGACCGAGAACCTCATCATCGACTGGGCCAAGCAGAACATCCAGGTTCCGCTGAACATCGTCGCGTCGCCGTACCGCGACATCAGCTGGCCGCTGATCTGTTACATCAAGGACCGCCGCGAGGAATACGGCTCTGAGGTCGTCACCGTGTACACGCCGATCTACATCGTCGGACACTGGTGGGAGTCGTTGCTGCACAACCACAAGGCCCGTCGCCTGCGCCAGAAGCTGATGCTCGTGCACGGCGTGACCATCGCGCTCGTGCCGTGGCTGCTGGACTCGTCCGAGCTCATCTACGGACGCCGGTCCCGGCCGATCCCCGGCCAGGAACGCCGTGGCGAGCCCGTGCGGTCGCACCCGATCCCGCGGAAGCCCCTCGAGCCGGTGGCGGTCGACACGACCAGTGTCACGGTGTCCCAGGCACCGACCGGGCCGAAGTCGAGCCCGGCCAGCCCGCCGATGAAGCCGCGCGCGCGGCCGGTGAATCCGAACCGGCGCAAGCGCAAGTAG
- a CDS encoding LacI family DNA-binding transcriptional regulator has translation MAIKRTRNVTMTDVATRSGVSRTTVSFVLSNRENANIPDSTRKRVLEAVDALGYRPNAGAQALAAQKSDWYGLITEIVTAPFAVDIIKGVQDKAWDERKFVLIASSEGDPAMETAAIEKLLEQRVEGLIYATTWHRSVTLPQAALEVPTVLINCFDPDDRFACVVPDEEMGGYRAAKRLLDAGHSRVAFINLDPAMPAAVGRRAGFDRAHAEAGITVDPDLVAYGHAEADGGYDAAAALLDSPRPPTAFFCGNDRMAMGAYDAIKERGLRIPQDIAVVGFDNQEIISQFLRPRLTTVALPFEQMGAMGVTMLAGLIAGEPLSTNRMLIDCPLLERASV, from the coding sequence ATGGCGATCAAACGGACCCGCAACGTGACAATGACGGATGTCGCGACCCGTTCCGGCGTATCCCGCACCACGGTCTCCTTCGTCCTGAGCAACCGCGAGAATGCGAATATCCCTGACAGCACGCGCAAGCGCGTCCTCGAGGCCGTCGACGCTCTCGGCTACAGGCCCAACGCCGGGGCGCAGGCCCTCGCCGCGCAGAAGAGCGACTGGTATGGCCTCATCACGGAGATCGTCACCGCCCCGTTCGCCGTTGACATCATCAAGGGTGTGCAGGACAAAGCCTGGGACGAGCGCAAGTTCGTACTGATCGCCTCGAGCGAGGGCGACCCGGCTATGGAGACCGCGGCAATCGAGAAGCTGCTCGAGCAGAGGGTCGAAGGGCTCATCTACGCCACCACCTGGCACCGCTCCGTCACTCTGCCGCAGGCCGCTCTGGAAGTGCCCACCGTGCTGATCAACTGTTTCGACCCCGACGACCGATTCGCCTGCGTGGTGCCTGACGAAGAGATGGGCGGCTATCGGGCAGCGAAACGACTCCTTGACGCGGGGCATTCCCGAGTTGCGTTCATCAACCTTGATCCGGCGATGCCCGCTGCCGTCGGTCGTCGAGCCGGTTTCGACCGGGCCCACGCCGAAGCCGGCATCACGGTGGACCCCGACCTCGTGGCGTACGGGCATGCCGAGGCCGACGGTGGGTACGACGCCGCGGCTGCCCTCCTGGACTCGCCTCGGCCGCCCACGGCGTTCTTCTGCGGCAACGACCGCATGGCCATGGGTGCTTACGACGCCATCAAGGAGCGCGGCTTGCGCATCCCACAGGACATCGCCGTGGTCGGCTTCGACAACCAGGAGATCATCTCCCAATTCCTTCGCCCCCGCCTCACGACGGTGGCGCTGCCCTTCGAGCAGATGGGCGCTATGGGCGTCACGATGCTCGCTGGGCTCATAGCCGGGGAACCGCTCAGCACCAACCGGATGCTGATCGACTGTCCGCTGCTTGAACGTGCGTCGGTCTGA
- a CDS encoding NAD(P)-binding domain-containing protein has product MATSTTTTTTVPVVIIGAGQAGLSVAYHLKRFGLTAGRDFVVFDRGVEAGGAWQYRWESLRLGAAHRVNDLPGLSELGLSFETADRSRPARDVVTEYYRRFEEHFELNVVRPVAVDSVFNRRADLVVRTSSPAFGDRETLAGLLVNATGTWGAPFIPHYPGAASFTGRQLHTNGFVDAAEFAGQRVVVVGGGTSAIGFLLELDGVAASLTWASRRPVDWVHTEHLDLEGASAAVAMQDEAARAGRALPSIVSGTGVPVSRRIQAGIDRGLLVERPMFAAIEPTGVRWPNGTFTEADAIIWATGFRPELRHLAPLKLRDKAGGLVVGAGSSWTDPRIFLAGYGPQASTIGARRAGRVIARQVIALL; this is encoded by the coding sequence ATGGCCACGAGCACCACCACAACCACGACTGTACCCGTCGTGATCATCGGCGCCGGCCAGGCCGGACTCTCCGTGGCGTACCACCTCAAGCGCTTCGGGCTCACGGCGGGCCGTGACTTCGTGGTCTTCGATCGCGGCGTTGAGGCAGGTGGGGCTTGGCAGTACCGCTGGGAATCCCTGCGGCTGGGCGCCGCCCACCGGGTCAACGACCTCCCGGGGCTCTCCGAATTGGGGCTGAGCTTCGAGACCGCCGACCGCAGCCGACCGGCCCGCGACGTCGTGACGGAGTACTACCGCCGCTTCGAGGAGCATTTCGAGCTCAACGTCGTGCGTCCGGTCGCGGTTGACTCGGTATTCAACCGGCGCGCCGATCTGGTCGTGCGCACGAGCTCGCCGGCGTTCGGCGACCGGGAGACCCTGGCGGGCCTGTTGGTCAACGCCACGGGCACCTGGGGCGCGCCGTTCATTCCGCACTATCCGGGGGCCGCGTCCTTCACCGGTCGCCAACTGCACACCAACGGCTTTGTGGATGCGGCGGAGTTCGCCGGTCAGCGCGTCGTGGTCGTGGGCGGCGGCACCTCCGCCATCGGATTCCTGCTGGAACTCGACGGGGTGGCCGCTAGCCTCACCTGGGCGTCCCGTCGGCCGGTCGACTGGGTGCACACCGAGCACCTCGACTTGGAGGGTGCCTCGGCGGCCGTGGCCATGCAGGACGAGGCCGCCCGGGCCGGCCGGGCGCTCCCCAGCATCGTCAGCGGAACGGGCGTGCCGGTGAGCCGGCGTATCCAGGCCGGGATCGACCGAGGTCTGCTCGTGGAGCGGCCGATGTTCGCCGCCATTGAGCCGACCGGTGTGCGGTGGCCCAACGGCACGTTCACCGAGGCCGACGCCATCATCTGGGCCACCGGCTTCCGGCCGGAGCTGCGCCATCTGGCACCGCTCAAGCTGCGTGACAAGGCCGGCGGACTCGTGGTCGGGGCCGGGTCATCGTGGACCGACCCCCGCATCTTCCTGGCCGGTTACGGCCCGCAGGCCAGCACCATCGGCGCCCGGCGGGCTGGCCGCGTGATCGCTCGGCAGGTCATCGCCCTGCTCTGA
- the purM gene encoding phosphoribosylformylglycinamidine cyclo-ligase produces MSNATYAAAGVDTHAGDLAVSLMKKAVSATHGPEVLGGFGGFAGLYDVSFLTSYTRPLLATSTDGVGTKVAIAQALDKHDTIGQDLVGMVVDDIIVVGARPLFMTDYIACGKVVPERIASIVEGIAKACAATGTALVGGETAEHPGLLGPDDYDVAGAATGVVEADQVLGAERVQSGDVVIAMASSGLHSNGFSLVRHILAQKGIGYTDTSAELGGVVGEALLEPTRLYTGPLLSVLSDPELAGVVHSLSHVTGGGIAANLARVLPVGSWVEVDRSTWSPAPVFRVLGDMAGTTLESAEGTWNLGVGMFAVVAANAASSVIARLKSEGIPSWVAGRVSMAPHDLTGFEQGAKGVNGGAVRLVGSYAE; encoded by the coding sequence ATGAGCAACGCAACCTACGCCGCCGCCGGAGTCGACACCCACGCGGGTGACCTCGCGGTGTCGCTGATGAAGAAGGCCGTCTCGGCCACGCACGGCCCCGAGGTCCTCGGAGGCTTCGGCGGCTTCGCCGGGCTCTACGACGTGTCCTTCCTCACCAGCTACACCCGCCCGCTGCTGGCGACGTCAACGGATGGCGTGGGCACCAAGGTGGCCATCGCCCAGGCGCTCGACAAGCACGACACCATCGGGCAAGACCTGGTGGGCATGGTCGTCGACGACATCATCGTCGTGGGCGCCCGCCCTCTCTTCATGACCGACTACATCGCGTGCGGCAAGGTCGTTCCCGAGCGCATCGCGTCGATCGTCGAGGGCATCGCCAAGGCCTGCGCCGCCACCGGCACCGCCCTCGTCGGCGGCGAGACCGCCGAACACCCCGGCCTCCTCGGACCGGACGACTACGACGTCGCGGGTGCGGCGACGGGCGTTGTCGAGGCCGATCAGGTCCTCGGCGCCGAGCGGGTGCAGTCCGGTGACGTCGTCATCGCGATGGCCTCCTCAGGCCTGCACTCCAACGGCTTCTCGCTCGTGCGGCACATCCTCGCCCAGAAGGGCATCGGTTATACCGACACCTCCGCCGAACTCGGTGGCGTCGTTGGCGAGGCCCTGCTCGAGCCCACTCGCCTCTACACCGGGCCGCTGCTCAGTGTGCTGTCCGACCCTGAGCTGGCCGGTGTTGTGCACTCGCTCAGCCACGTCACCGGTGGCGGTATCGCCGCCAACCTGGCCCGCGTGCTGCCGGTCGGCAGCTGGGTCGAGGTCGACCGGTCCACCTGGTCGCCTGCTCCGGTCTTCCGGGTGCTCGGCGACATGGCCGGCACCACGCTGGAGAGCGCCGAAGGAACCTGGAACCTCGGCGTGGGCATGTTCGCCGTCGTCGCGGCCAACGCCGCGTCATCCGTGATCGCCCGCCTGAAGTCTGAGGGCATCCCGTCCTGGGTCGCCGGCCGCGTGTCGATGGCCCCGCACGACCTCACCGGCTTCGAGCAGGGTGCCAAGGGCGTCAACGGCGGCGCCGTGCGCCTCGTCGGCTCCTACGCCGAGTAG